TGCCATTTGCACATGACGCCTTCGTGGCGCATTTATCACGTTTCCCATCGACCTATAATGGACTTGGGATTGTGGAACAGATGACTTTGGAGATGATTCTTGCTGGAATTAACTCCCCTTACGAGTTGTTCAAAAATGTGGGAGATAAGCTTCATATATTAGGCATGGGCGATTTGCAATATTGGCATATTCTAAGACAGATTGCACAAGCCCCATACCCGTTACTGCAAATGCGTGGTTTGACGGAATTTCCCGGTTATAACGAGCCAGGGATGCCATTTCAAAATTGTGAAGTTGTATTAACAGCGTTCGGAGAGAACGTAATGTCTGGTAAAGAGGATTGGGCCGAGAAGAAAGGGATTGATGAGTGGTATGGCGGGGTGCATCTGCAAGGCGTAACTCCGCGCTGGAGATGGAATTCGTCTTCGCAAACAATTCAATAATATAGAGAATGTAAGTTAGAGAAGGGGCTGTCTCAAAAGTAGTTAATGCTGCTTAGAGTCAGCTTCTTTTCTTGAGATTAATTACGGAAAAAATCCCTGAAAAATACTGATTTTTGCTTCAAAAGAATGAAATTAGGGAATTTATCCCTAAAATCGGAGTAATATCTATACTTTTCAACAAATCGGTCGAATTTTAGGGAGGAATTCCCTAATCACTAGACAAATGAATAGAATATCAGATTTTTTAGGGAGAAATTCCCTGATTATCTATCGGAGGATCGGCTTTCCCCTTCTTCAACCCATGGCGAGGGGGCTCCACGGACGTAGTGTTGTTACAAACTCTTTTCAAAACGTGAAACCTGCCGCAGTTTTTTACTTCAATCATTATTCATAAATGTCTTATGATAGGCGTTACGATATTGGGTCGGTGTCATGTTTTCGTATTTTCGGAAGAGGCGCATGAAATATTTATCGTCGGTGAACCCCGTCTCTGTCGCGATTTCCCTCACGCTGAGGGCGGTTCTGGTTAGCAGCTCCTTCGCTTTAGTCACACGTATTGAATGAATATACTCCAAAGGCCCCATCGAGGTATGTTGTTTAAATAGCCGAGCTAAATAATCCTTGTTGTAATTGAATTTCTCCGCAATGATTGTCACCGTAAGAGGTTCTCTTGCGTGTATTCTTGTCCACTCGGCTATTTTGACAAAGGTGACATCTTGCTGCGCACGGATTAGCTTACTGGCGAACGGCTGAAGCGCATGCTCAGACAGCTCAATTAAGAGTGAGGTCAACAAATAATTAACACTGGAATAGGTCAAATACCCTGAGTTGGCCACATGGAGGATTTGATTCGCCAGGATATGAATCCGGTCTCTGTGCTCGATCTTTATGAACTGTGGTAGATATAGATCATGTACGGACCATAAGCGCTGTGTGCGCGAAAAGATTTCTTCTGCCTCCGGTTTCATTTCCGCCTCACTCAGCAATACCCCCTCGCTTTTCAGCTCGAAATGAAACCAATAAAATTTAACTCCGGGTCGTG
This Paenibacillus sp. FSL R5-0345 DNA region includes the following protein-coding sequences:
- a CDS encoding helix-turn-helix transcriptional regulator, which produces MTYLKINADVPLHFTAAGEFISETPWKHVERAMGNYELIIGVNETVYLSEETKSFEVGPDEALLLMPNRTHVGYRESRPGVKFYWFHFELKSEGVLLSEAEMKPEAEEIFSRTQRLWSVHDLYLPQFIKIEHRDRIHILANQILHVANSGYLTYSSVNYLLTSLLIELSEHALQPFASKLIRAQQDVTFVKIAEWTRIHAREPLTVTIIAEKFNYNKDYLARLFKQHTSMGPLEYIHSIRVTKAKELLTRTALSVREIATETGFTDDKYFMRLFRKYENMTPTQYRNAYHKTFMNND